One Streptomyces sp. CG4 genomic window, GCAGCGGGCCGGGCGTGGCCCAGCTGTCCGCGTTCGCGCAGAGCACCGGCTATCTGATCTCCATCCCCGGCCCGCTGCTGGTCGGCGTGCTCTACCAGCAGAGCGGCGGCTGGGGACTGCCGATCGCCCTCATGGCGGCGCTGATGGTGCCGCAGATCGTGGTCGGTTTCCTGGCGGGCCGCGACCGCACGGTGGAGGAAGAGGCAGCCGCGCGCTGACCCTGCGACGGGCCCTGGACGCGGCGGCGCGCCGAACGCCGCGGACGGGGCTCGGAGGGGGCGACGCGCCGACCCCTCCCGGCGGGGCCCGGAAGGAGGGTGCGAGACTGGGCCCATGCAGCCTGTGCTCGACCCGAACCCGCAGAACGGTCAGAAGAAGATGCTGATCGTCTTCGGCTCGTTCTTCGCCATCTTCGTGATCATCGCCATCATCGCGACCCTCGCCTCCCCGTGACGGCGGCGTCCCGACCGCGTCTTGCGGCGGATGGTGGGGCTAGCCCCACCATCCCCTAGGGGGTCAGGGTCAGGGTCAACTGGGTGGAATTCCGGATGGGTTCGCGGCCCCGGATTCCGTAGCTTCGAGATGTGACCGCGCGAAGGTCACGGACCAGCTCGAAGACCCACGGAGGCAAGCATGTCGGCCCGCACCCACTCCCGGCCCCACCCGGCGACGACGGGCGGCGTCGACATCCGGCTGCCCTGGTGGGCGCTCGCCCTGCCCGCGCTCGCCTTCATCGCACTGCTCGTGCTGATACTGAACCCGTCGGACGCCCATGCGGCGAGCGGCGACCCGGCGATCACGCACCTCTTCGAGCGCGCCCAGCAGCTCGTCGCGCGCTGACCCGGAGCCCCCGTGCGCGGTGAAGCCGCATGTCAACTCCCTGCACCGGGTGGCCCGTTTCATGCGAAGCTGGGCGCCATGAGCGTTGAAGCACCTCGCACGATCGTCCTCCTCCGACACGCGAAGGCCGACTGGGGCCAGGAGTCCGACCACGAACGGCCCCTCGCCGAGCGCGGCCGCCAGGACGCCCCCGTCGCCGGCCGCAAGCTGGCGGACACCGGGATCACCTTCGACCTGGCCCTGTGCTCCACCGCGGTCCGCACCAGGGAGACCTGGAAGCTCGCCGTCCACGAGCTTCCCCAGCGGCCGAGGACCGTCTACGAGGAGCGGGTCTACGAGGCGTCCCTGGGCGAGCTGATCGCCCTGCTCAACGAGACGCCGGACGACGTGCGCAACCTCGTCCTGATCGGTCACAACCCGGGCGTCCACGCTCTCGCCGACGCACTCGCGGGAGAAGCCGAGGGTGAGGTGCTCGCGCGGATGAACCGCACCGGCTTCCCGACCTCCGCCTTCGCGATGCTCACCTTCGAGGGCTCCTGGAAGTCCGTGGAGCACGGCGTGGCCAAGCTGGTCGACTTCTGGGCTCCGCACAGCTGACGGACAAGGGGCCCGGCACCACGCGGGGCGGTACCGGGCCTGCAGTGTCCGGGTGACCGGACCGGCTCAGCCCTCGTCGTGCGTGTCGGCCGCCTCGACCTCTTCGCGGGTGACGCCGAGCAGGTACAGCACCGTGTCGAGGAAGGGGAAGTTCACCGCCGTGTGCGCCGCCTCGCGGACCACCGGCTTGGCGTTGAAGGCGACGCCCAGACCGGCCGCGTTCAGCATGTCCAGGTCGTTGGCGCCGTCGCCGATCGCCACCGTCTGTGACAGCGGCACCCCGGCCTCCGCGGCGAACCGGCGCAGCAGCCGCGCCTTGCCCGCGCGGTCCACGATCTCGCCGGTGACCCGCCCGGTGAGCTTGCCGTCGACGATCTCCAGCGTGTTGGCCTGCGCGAAGTCCAAGCCCAACCGTTCCTTCAGATCGTCCGTGACCTGGGTGAAGCCACCCGAGACGACTCCGACCTGGTAGCCGAGCCGCTTCAGCGTGCGGATCAGGGTGCGGGCACCCGGCGTCAGCCGGACCTCGTTGCGCACCTTCTCCACCACCGCGGCGTCCAGCCCCTTCAGCAGCGCCACGCGCGCGTGCAGCGACTGCTCGAAGTCCAGCTCCCCGCGCATCGCCGCCGCAGTCACCTCGGCGACCTGGTCCTCACAGCCGGCGTGCGCCGCGAACAGCTCGATGACCTCGTCCTGGATCAGGGTCGAGTCCACGTCCATCACCACGAGCCGCTGGGCGCGTCGGTGCAGCCCCGCCGACACCACGGCCACGTCGACACCCAGTGCCGCCGCGTCGGAGGCGAGCGCGGTGCGCAGCGGCTCGGTCTCCACCCCGGAGACGGCGAACTCCACCGCCGTCACCGGGTACTTGGCGAGCCGGAAGATACGGTCGATGTTGCCGCCGGTCTTGGCGATCCGGGCGGCGATGGCAGCCGTCGACTCGGCGGTCAGCGGATGGCCGAGGACGGTCACCAGCGAACGCCCGAGACCGCGCGGCCGGTTGTCGCCGTGCCCCGAGATGATCTCCGCCTGCATCTTCATCGACTCGGCCCAGCTGTGCACGGTGGCCCGCAGATCGCCCTCCAGGCCGGCCGGCGGCTGGGTCACCAGCGCGCACAACACCAGACGGCCTCGGGTGACGACCTGTTCGATGTCGACCACGTCGACGAGGTACGCGGCGAGGGTGTCGAAGAGGCCCGCCGTGATGCCCGGCCGGTCCTTGCCGAAGATCTTGACGAGGAGAGTGGGGACCTCGGGGGTCTGTGAAGCAGAGGTCTGCGAAGCGCTCATGGTGTCACCACCGTATCCGGCACCCAGTGCCGTCCGCCGCCGAGGTCCGCCTGACGGACACGGAACAATGGGTGTCGCGCCGGTGTCAGGGATCTTGCTACCGGGAGACACCCTGCACACGACACACAGCGGCCCCGGCTCCACCTCGACTGTGCCACGAGAAGCCCTGACGGGCAGGCGCAGGGACAGGGGCAAGGATGCGAGCAGGGATAGGAGCAGAGGCGGGATGACGCCGGTCGGGCACTTGGCCGGGGGCGGCGGGGCGGTCAGGGGGTCAGGGGGGCGGGACGCCGGCGGTGTTGTTTCTTGCCCGGTCGGCGGGGGAGCGGGAATCCCAGGGGCGGGGCCGGAGGCTCGCATCACCCGAGAAGCCGAAGCACCCCGGATGGCTCCGCCGGGGCCGCACAGTACTCGCTGACGTGGCCGACGCCGTCGGCTCCGGGGCGGTGGGGGAGCGGCGTCGAACGGCTCGGTGCCGCCCGCGCCGCCGAACATCTCGTCTCCGGCGGTGGTCGGTCCGGCGTCCGGCGGTTCCTCGCGCAGATCTTCCGGCACCTGGAGGTCCTCCGGGAAACTGGAGATGGGGATTCGTGTCCGGGTCGGGCGGCCGGTACGGCGTACTCGGCGCGTACGGCCCGGCATCGGCGCTGTGTCCAGGGCGCCCGCCATTCCCGGTACCCGGGCCGCCGAACGGGGAGGGTTCTGCCGTACCTCCGTACTCCGGGCCTCCGGCCCCACCCGTACAGCGCCCCCACGATGTCCGAGTACCTCCTCCCTGCCACCGCTCTTCCTCGCCCCGGCTCCGCCCGGTCCCTCTCGCCCCTGCACCCCGCGACCTGCCCAAGCCGTCCCCGCCGACGCCGTCCGCGCACCCGCCGCCCCGCTGGCCCTCGCCGCCGATGCACCGTACGCCCCAGGCCCGCGCCCCGCACCGCGCTGAGCAGGAGGGCCGTGCCGAGGTGGCCGTGCAGTTGGAGGTCCGAGCCCAAGGCATCGAGGCCCAGCATGGACAAGGAGGCGCTCACCGCCACGTTCGTCAGGTGGGCGGCGAGCCTAGTCCGGGGCGTTGTCCGGCGGCCGAAGCTCGAGGGTACGGTCGGAGGGCCCGTGTCCGAGAGTGTTGTCCGGCGGCCGCAGTCCGAGGCCACGGTCGGACGGCTGAGGTCCGAGGACGTTCTCTGGTGGCCGAAGCCCGAAGGCATGGTCGAACGGCCGGAGCCCGGACGCTCCGGCCCGGCGGTCGTAGCGCGAGGACGTGGGCGGACGGTCGTGATCCGAGGACTCGGCAGGGCGGTCGTATCACCGGCGTGCGCGTGGCCGTCAGGACCCTGGCCAGCAGCATTGCCGGCGCCGCCGCCACGGCCCGTAACCACACCCGGCCGTCCAGCTCGGCCGTCCGGCTCGGCCAGTCGGCTCAGTGTCACGGGAGGTCGGTCGGAGCGGGGGCCGAGGAACTGGTCCAGCGGGTGGGGGAGGAGGTGCCGGTGGCGTGGCCGGTCCATGGGACGAACGGGCGGAGTGGGAGGCCGAGTCAGGCGCCGTTCCGTGTGCCGAGCGGCGCCGTGCGGCGAACCGGCCCGGATGGTCGGCGCCGATCGCCGCGTACGCCGCTGCCGCGAGCCGCGCCGCCACGGTCACCAGCAGCACGGTGACGAGGGTCGAGACCGCCGGCCGTACCACCCGGTGCACGGCGGACCAACCGGGCGGAAGGGGAGCGCGGCGGGCAGGGTGATCAGTAGGCCGCAGGCACGCCGGCCCGCACCGTCGAGGGATGCGGCCACCGTGTCCACGGTGAAGCCGACCGAGATCTTGGCGTGGACGAGGGGCCCGATCCGTTCCGGCAGCGGTCCGCCCGTGCCATCGAGACCGCGGACGCCCGCTGCACCACCTCCCTTGCCACTCCCCGCCCGTCCGGCCGGCAAAGGTGCGAGAAGCACAACCACCGTGCCCGCGTGGGTGAGGAGTTCGGCGGGGGCGACGACAACTCCGGCCGTGCGCAGGGAGCGTAGGAAGAACCACGAGAACAGCAGGGCACTCACCAGGCTCCCCCCGAGTGGCGTGATTTCGACGGTGGTGTGAAGGTCGGCGCCTTTCAGGCTGAAGGCGGACACATCGCCGGCCGTTGTGGCACTCGGGAGCCGCAGGCCGAGCGCGGCCGTGCCTGCCATCCCGGTCAACGCCCAGCTCACCGCGGCTATTGCCGACAACGCGACGTCCTTCCGGGGCACCGCCGTAGCGCGCCGCGCGCTCACGCCACTCGCGGCAGCCTCCATCACAGCACCTCGATTTTCACGGCAGACCCCCCTGATTTCACGGCAGGCCCCGCGATCCGCCGTTGTCGCAGACCCCCGATCCGCAGCGCGACACCGGGGCCGGGTCTGTCCCCCTCGCCGGGATTACCACGCTCCGGCCCGGTTCAACCCCCGTCGTCGGGGCGAGTTGGAGCGCGTGAGGGCGCTCATGACAAGGCCCGGGTTTCGGTCAGGGGGCGGAGCCTGGAATAGTTCCCCACGATGTTCGACATCCCTAGACTCCCTGCGATGGGGGTAACTCGGGGGACAACTCAGTGGGGCATGGAGTGCCTGAACTCGTACTGGAAACAAACGGACGGACCTGGACGCTCGACCCGTCCAGGCCCTACACCCTCGGCCGCGATCCGCAGGGTGACATCGTCTTCGACGACGCCAGGGTGTCCTGGCGGCACGCCACGGTCAGCTTCAACGGCCGTAGTTGGGTCATCGAGGACCACGGCAGCACCAACGGCACGTTCGTGCAGGGGCGGCGGATCCAGCAGGTGGAGATCGGGCCGGGTGCGTCGCTGCATCTCGGCAACGCGACCGACGGACCGCGGCTGAACCTGTCCGGAGCCGCGGTGGGCCGGCAGGAGCCGGCGCCGTACGCCGCACAGGGCGCCGGTGCGCCGGGCTGGGCCCAGCAGGCCGCCGCGGCCCAGCCGCAGGCACCGGCTCCCCAGCAGCCCGTACCGCAGCAGGCCGTGCCGCCGCAGACGCCCGCGCAGCCGCAGGCCCCGCAGCCGGACTGGCAGCAGGCGCCCGCGTTCCCGCAGCAGCAGGCGGCGCCCGCCGATCAGTACGCGCAGAAGGCACCCGGTGGGGGCGCGGGGGCGCCGCCGGTCCACGGCGACCGCAGCCCGACCACGTTCCACCAGTTCGCCGTCGGCCGCGTGATGCGCATCGGCCGTGCCCTGGAGAACGAGCTGGTCGTCTCCGACCTGCAGGTCTCCCGGCTCCACGCCGAGTTCCACGCCACGCCCGACGGCCGCCTGGAGATCCGCGACCTCGGCTCGCACAACGGCACCTATGTCAACGGCCAGCCGATCCCCAAGGGCGGCTCGGTGCAGCTGGGCCCGGCCGACATCGTCGGCGTCGGCCACTCCACCTTCCGGATCGTGGGCGACCGGCTCGAGGAGTTCGTCGACACCGGTGAGGTCTCCTTCTCCGCGCGCCATCTGACCGTCACGGTCGACGGTGGCAAGCAGATCCTGAAGGACGTCTCCTTCGGCGTCCCGGAGAAGTCCCTGGTCGCGGTCATCGGCCCGTCCGGCTCCGGCAAGTCGACCCTGCTCAAGGCGCTCACCGGCTACCGGCCCGCCAACCAGGGCGAGGTGCTGTACGACAACCGCAACCTGTACAAGCAGTTCGCCGAGCTGCGCCAGCGCATCGGGCTGGTCCCGCAGGACGACATCCTGCACAAGGAACTGACCGTCAAGAAGGCCCTGAAGTACGCGGCCAAGCTGCGCTTCCCCGCCGACACCACGGCGCAGGAGCGCGAGGCCCGTATCGACGAGGTGCTGCGCGAGCTCAAGCTGGACATCCACAAGGAGAAGAAGGTCACCTCCCTCTCCGGTGGCCAGCGCAAGCGTGTCTCGGTGGCCCTGGAGCTGCTCACCAAGCCGTCGCTGATCTTCCTGGACGAGCCGACGTCCGGCCTCGACCCGGGCATGGACCGCGATGTCATGCAGCTGCTGCGCGGCCTCGCCGACGACGGCCGTACGGTCCTCGTGGTCACCCACTCGGTGGCCGAGCTGGCCCTGTGCGACAAGCTGCTGGTGATGGCGCCGGGCGGCGCGGTGGCCTACTTCGGCCCGCCGGAGGAGGCGCTGAACTTCTTCGGCTACGACACCTGGGCCGACGTCTTCTCGGCCTTCGAGAACTACCGCGACTACGACTGGGCGGGCCGCTGGAAGGGCTCGCAGCACTACCAGATGTACGCCGCGGACATTGACTCCGTCGCCCCGCAGTCGGTCCACCACATGCCTCCGCCGCAGGCCATCAGGCCGCCCAAGCCGCAGGCCTGGGGCTCGCAGCTGCTGACCCTGGTCCGGCGCTATGTGTCGGTCATCGCCTCCGACCGGGGCTTCCTGCTGCTGTCGGTGGTCCTGCCGGCGGTCCTCGGCGTGGTCAGCCTGCCGATCCAGCACAGCAAGGGTCTGCTGGTCAACGCGACGATCAACCCGCAGACCGGCCTGCACGTGCCCAACAGCACGGCCACGGTGGTACTGCTGGTCCTCGCGGTCGGCGCGTGCTTCGCGGGCGCCGCGAACTCCGTGCGTGAGCTGATCAAGGAACGGGTGATCTACGAGCGCGAGCGGGCGACCGGTCTGTCCCGGTCGGCCTACCTGATGTCCAAGGTGGTCGTGCTCGGCGCCGTCACCCTGCTGCAGGGACTGATGGTCGGCCTGATCGGCTTCTCCAGCCGTGCCGTCCCCGACCAGGGACTCATCCTCGGCAGCTCCACCCTTCTGGAACTGTGCCTGCCGATCATGGCCCTCGGCTTCACCTCGATGATGGTCGGCCTGGTGATCTCCTCGCTGGTGAAGACCGCCGAGAAGACCATGCCGCTGCTGGTCATGTTCGCGATCATCCAGGTCGTCTTCACCGGCTGCCTCTTCACCCTGCACGGCACGCTCGGTGTGAACGAGATCTCGTACCTGATGCCGTCGCGCTGGGGAGTGGCCGCCGCCGGCACCACGCTGGACTTCAACAACATCGCCCCGAACACCGACGACCCGGGCAGCACCGACCCGCTGTGGAACCACACGGGCGGAGCCTGGACCATGGACATGATCATCTTGATCCTGCTCGGTGTGATCTGCGGCTTCTTCGTGGCCCGCTTCCTGCGCCGCCACGAGCCGGAGGTCATGCGCAAGTAGCCGCCGCGCACGTCACACGGTGCCGCCGTGCACGTCACGCAATGCCGAAGGGCGGCACCCCGCAACGGGGTGCCGCCCTTCCGCGTACGTCAGAGGTCCGCGCCGACCTCAGTACGCGCTGTTGACGTTGTCCATCGAGCCGTACCGGTGGGCCGCGTAGTTGGCGGCGGCGGTGATGTTGGCGACCGGGTCGTAGATGTTCCACGAGGTGCCGGACACGTGGTAGGCGTTGAAGGTCGGCTGGATGACCTGGAGCAGACCCTTGGACGGGATGCCGTTGACGGCGTTGATGTCCCAGTTGTTGATGGCCATCGGGTTGCCCGAGGACTCCCGGATGATGTTGCGGTGCAGGCCGCTGTAGGAGCCCGGGATGTTGTGCTGCCTCATGATGTCCAGCGCCTGCCGGATCCAGCCGTCGAGGTTGTTCGCGTACGTCTTCGCGGCGACCGGCTGCATGTCGAGACGCTCGGTGGAGCGGCTCGCGGTCTGCTGCTGGGCGGCGCGGTCCTGCGCGGCCTTCTTGGCCGCGTCGGCGGCGTCGGCGGCCTTCTTCGCGGCGGCGGCCTCGTCGGCGGCCTTCTTCTGCGTGGCGAACGCGTCGAGCTTGACCGACTGGGTGGCGAGCTGGTCGGTGACCGTGCCCTTGACGTTCTTCAGCTGCGTGCCGGAGGCGACCTTGACGTCGGCGGCCGGGGCGCCGTTGATGACGGTGCCCGTGTTGCCGGGGACGGCCGAGAGGGCCACGGCGGCGGCGCCGAGAGCGGCGACACCGGCGATGGCGATCTTGCCCTGCTTGGTCAGGGCACGACTATGGGCTCGGTTGAGAACGTTCTTGGGCATGGCTGATGGACCTCTCGTGAGCGCGGAGGTCGCTCTGCACGTCCGCCGGGGGAATCGGTTCCTCCCGCACGAACGCCGGGGCCGGAAGACCCGCGGCGCTGAGCGACGGGAGCAATTCTTAGCGGCCGCAAAATGCCCAGGCAAAGGTGTGACGTACGATCCCGGGTAGTGGATCAGGGAAGGGCAAAACGGGACAGACTGGAACGTCTGTCCCGTTCATAAAGGGCGGTTTATCTCCTATGCACCTTCGTACGTGATGTGGACCCTATGTGCGGGCTCACATCGGAGACGTAACAGTTTCACCAGGAGTTGCCGTCGCAACGCTCTGAGTGAGGGGTCTCCTCCGGGAGGATGAGATGGACGTCGCCGAACTCGTGCCACAGGTAGAGCCCCCGCAGCGCCTCCTCGTACGCGCGGTCGACCCCGGCCCGCCCCGCGACCGCCTCCAGCATCAGCAGATGCGAGGCCTCCGGTTCGTGCAGCCCAGTCAGCAGCCCGTCCACCACCCGCACCCCGCGCCGCGGCGTCACGACCAGATCCGTCCACCCCGCGGCCGCCCGCACCACCCCGTCAGGACCGGCCGCCGACTCCACGGCCCGCACGGCCGTCGTACCGACCGCGATCACCCTGCCATCGCCCGCCCCGACGGCGTTGACCAGCCGCGCGGACGCCGCCGGTACCGCGAAGCGCTCCGGATACGGCGGCTCGTGCGCCTCCGCCGACGCCACTCCCGTGTGCAGCGTGACCGGCGCGAACTGCACGCCCCGGCTCACCAGCTCCGCCACCAGCCGCGCGGTGAACGGCCGCGCCGCACTCGGCATCTCCGCACTGCCCGCCCCGTCCGGCGCCGGCAGCGCGAACACCGTCTGGTACGCCGACAGCGGCTGATCCCGCTCCGTATAGGAGTAACGAATGGCCCGCCCGTACGCGCGCAGCAGCTCAAGGGCGTCCCCGGCCGCCCGAGCCCACCAGAGCCGCTCCCGGCGCGGGCTCAGTGGCTCCTCCAGTACCAGCCGCCCGGCCCCCGGCAGCACCACCTCTGTTCCCGCGCGCGTGCCCGCACGCGGGCGCGTGGTGCCCCGTCCGTCCGGTTCCCGCAGCTCGACCGCCCACCGGCCGTCGTCCCCGCGCGTCGAGAAATGCACCACCACGCGCGCATGCCCGATCCGCCCGTCCACCGCCGCGGCCAGCGTGGGCGAGGTGTTCACCACCAGCAGGTCCCCGGCCCGCAGCAGCCGCGGCAGCTCGGCGAACGCGTGATGCGTCACCTCCGTACCGCGTGACACCAGCAGCCGTACGGCGTCCCGGTCCAGCCCCGGACCGCGCTGCTCGGCGGGCACGCGCGCGGACAGCTCCGGCGGAACCCGCACGGTGACGGTCACCGCGCCTCCAGCAGCGCCGCCGCCGTGTACCGGCCGCTCGCCGGGCGCCGGTCCAGCAGCCGCACAAAAGCGGGAGCGATCCTCTCCGGCGCCGGCGTCCCCGACAGGTCCTCGCCCGGCTCCGCGGCGGCCAGCATCTCCGTCCGCATGCCGCCCGGATCGACCCACCACACCCGCAGCCCCGGCTCCTCCACCGCCAGTACCGCCGACAGCTGGTCCACCGCGGCCTTCGTCGCCCCGTACGCGCCCCACGTGCGGTAGGCCTCCACCGCCGCGTCCGAGCTCACGTTGATCACCGCACCCGCCGGGGCCTCGCGCAGCAGCGGCAGCGCCTCGTGCAGCAGTCCCAGCGGCGCCACCACATTGGTCTCCAGCGCGGCCCGGAAGCCGTCCAACGGCTGGGCGCCGAGCGGAACCAGGGGCTCGGCCCCCAGGATCCCCGCGTTGTTCACGACCAGATCCACCCCGCCGAGCGTGCGCGCCGCCGCCACCAGCTTCGCCCGGTGCCCGGCATCCGTGACATCCCCGGCCAGTGCCTCCACGCGCGTGCCGTGCCCGGCGACGCTCTCCGCGGCCTCCTTGAGAGCCGCGGCACCCCGGGCGTCCAGCACCAGATCCCAGCCCCGCGCGGCCAGCGCCTCGGCGAGCGCCTGCCCCAGGCCCTTAGAGGCCCCCGTGATGATCGCCACCGCCATGACTGCCGTCCCCTCGTCGCCCACCGTCCACCGCCGGACGGTGACCACACGGTAGGAACGGCACCGCCGCGGCCGCCTCGGACGCGGGCCGCAATAGAGAGGGGTCCTTCGGCGTACACCGCAGGCCGCGGGCCCGGGGACCTACCCCGGCGGTCCTAGGACCAGCGGACCGGGACCGGCCGCCACAGGTCCGATCCCCGCTGTCAGACCCCGCCGGTACCGTGAGGTCATGAGTCAAGGCCCCCGGTCCGGCCTCGCCGCGGTCAGTGCCGCGCTGCTGGCCATGAGCAGGCATCTCGAGGTGCGCGACGTCCTCAAGACGATCGTCGCCTCCGCCCGCGAGCTGCTCGACGCGCAGTACGCCGCCCTCGGCGTCCCCGACGACCACGGCGGCTT contains:
- a CDS encoding SGM_5486 family transporter-associated protein, coding for MQPVLDPNPQNGQKKMLIVFGSFFAIFVIIAIIATLASP
- a CDS encoding histidine phosphatase family protein; the protein is MSVEAPRTIVLLRHAKADWGQESDHERPLAERGRQDAPVAGRKLADTGITFDLALCSTAVRTRETWKLAVHELPQRPRTVYEERVYEASLGELIALLNETPDDVRNLVLIGHNPGVHALADALAGEAEGEVLARMNRTGFPTSAFAMLTFEGSWKSVEHGVAKLVDFWAPHS
- the serB gene encoding phosphoserine phosphatase SerB, with translation MSASQTSASQTPEVPTLLVKIFGKDRPGITAGLFDTLAAYLVDVVDIEQVVTRGRLVLCALVTQPPAGLEGDLRATVHSWAESMKMQAEIISGHGDNRPRGLGRSLVTVLGHPLTAESTAAIAARIAKTGGNIDRIFRLAKYPVTAVEFAVSGVETEPLRTALASDAAALGVDVAVVSAGLHRRAQRLVVMDVDSTLIQDEVIELFAAHAGCEDQVAEVTAAAMRGELDFEQSLHARVALLKGLDAAVVEKVRNEVRLTPGARTLIRTLKRLGYQVGVVSGGFTQVTDDLKERLGLDFAQANTLEIVDGKLTGRVTGEIVDRAGKARLLRRFAAEAGVPLSQTVAIGDGANDLDMLNAAGLGVAFNAKPVVREAAHTAVNFPFLDTVLYLLGVTREEVEAADTHDEG
- a CDS encoding streptophobe family protein, producing the protein MEAAASGVSARRATAVPRKDVALSAIAAVSWALTGMAGTAALGLRLPSATTAGDVSAFSLKGADLHTTVEITPLGGSLVSALLFSWFFLRSLRTAGVVVAPAELLTHAGTVVVLLAPLPAGRAGSGKGGGAAGVRGLDGTGGPLPERIGPLVHAKISVGFTVDTVAASLDGAGRRACGLLITLPAALPFRPVGPPCTGWYGRRSRPSSPCCW
- a CDS encoding FHA domain-containing protein, which produces MPELVLETNGRTWTLDPSRPYTLGRDPQGDIVFDDARVSWRHATVSFNGRSWVIEDHGSTNGTFVQGRRIQQVEIGPGASLHLGNATDGPRLNLSGAAVGRQEPAPYAAQGAGAPGWAQQAAAAQPQAPAPQQPVPQQAVPPQTPAQPQAPQPDWQQAPAFPQQQAAPADQYAQKAPGGGAGAPPVHGDRSPTTFHQFAVGRVMRIGRALENELVVSDLQVSRLHAEFHATPDGRLEIRDLGSHNGTYVNGQPIPKGGSVQLGPADIVGVGHSTFRIVGDRLEEFVDTGEVSFSARHLTVTVDGGKQILKDVSFGVPEKSLVAVIGPSGSGKSTLLKALTGYRPANQGEVLYDNRNLYKQFAELRQRIGLVPQDDILHKELTVKKALKYAAKLRFPADTTAQEREARIDEVLRELKLDIHKEKKVTSLSGGQRKRVSVALELLTKPSLIFLDEPTSGLDPGMDRDVMQLLRGLADDGRTVLVVTHSVAELALCDKLLVMAPGGAVAYFGPPEEALNFFGYDTWADVFSAFENYRDYDWAGRWKGSQHYQMYAADIDSVAPQSVHHMPPPQAIRPPKPQAWGSQLLTLVRRYVSVIASDRGFLLLSVVLPAVLGVVSLPIQHSKGLLVNATINPQTGLHVPNSTATVVLLVLAVGACFAGAANSVRELIKERVIYERERATGLSRSAYLMSKVVVLGAVTLLQGLMVGLIGFSSRAVPDQGLILGSSTLLELCLPIMALGFTSMMVGLVISSLVKTAEKTMPLLVMFAIIQVVFTGCLFTLHGTLGVNEISYLMPSRWGVAAAGTTLDFNNIAPNTDDPGSTDPLWNHTGGAWTMDMIILILLGVICGFFVARFLRRHEPEVMRK
- a CDS encoding transglycosylase SLT domain-containing protein — translated: MPKNVLNRAHSRALTKQGKIAIAGVAALGAAAVALSAVPGNTGTVINGAPAADVKVASGTQLKNVKGTVTDQLATQSVKLDAFATQKKAADEAAAAKKAADAADAAKKAAQDRAAQQQTASRSTERLDMQPVAAKTYANNLDGWIRQALDIMRQHNIPGSYSGLHRNIIRESSGNPMAINNWDINAVNGIPSKGLLQVIQPTFNAYHVSGTSWNIYDPVANITAAANYAAHRYGSMDNVNSAY
- a CDS encoding S-adenosylmethionine:tRNA ribosyltransferase-isomerase, with amino-acid sequence MTVTVRVPPELSARVPAEQRGPGLDRDAVRLLVSRGTEVTHHAFAELPRLLRAGDLLVVNTSPTLAAAVDGRIGHARVVVHFSTRGDDGRWAVELREPDGRGTTRPRAGTRAGTEVVLPGAGRLVLEEPLSPRRERLWWARAAGDALELLRAYGRAIRYSYTERDQPLSAYQTVFALPAPDGAGSAEMPSAARPFTARLVAELVSRGVQFAPVTLHTGVASAEAHEPPYPERFAVPAASARLVNAVGAGDGRVIAVGTTAVRAVESAAGPDGVVRAAAGWTDLVVTPRRGVRVVDGLLTGLHEPEASHLLMLEAVAGRAGVDRAYEEALRGLYLWHEFGDVHLILPEETPHSERCDGNSW
- a CDS encoding SDR family NAD(P)-dependent oxidoreductase → MAVAIITGASKGLGQALAEALAARGWDLVLDARGAAALKEAAESVAGHGTRVEALAGDVTDAGHRAKLVAAARTLGGVDLVVNNAGILGAEPLVPLGAQPLDGFRAALETNVVAPLGLLHEALPLLREAPAGAVINVSSDAAVEAYRTWGAYGATKAAVDQLSAVLAVEEPGLRVWWVDPGGMRTEMLAAAEPGEDLSGTPAPERIAPAFVRLLDRRPASGRYTAAALLEAR